DNA from Thiomicrorhabdus sp. Kp2:
GGAAAGTAATGATTTCATTAACGTAGCTCCCTATTTCTTAAATACTCTCGAATACCCGTTCTTTGAGAAGTGTTATTATTCGCTGCTGGAGCTGCTGTTGTTGTGTTTTGTACTGGAACAGAGGCATTAGCTTCCATTTTAAATGGAACGGTATTTTGTCCACTCACCATTTTATCCAAAGGTAAGTACAACAAATTATTACCACTTTCAGTACCCACAAATACTTTACTTGTTGAACTTAACACCGTAGAAACAGCATCAATATATAAACGTTTACGGGTTACTTCTGGTGCTTTTTGATACTCATTCACAATACTGGTGAAACGAGCGGATTCACCTTTTGCTTGTGCAATAACTTGGTCATGATATGCACTTGCTTCTTCAAGTTCACGAGCCGCCTTACCACGTGCCTTTGGTAAGATATCGTTTGAGTAAGCTTCCGCTTCGTTAATCACACGCTCTCTATCTTCTCGCGCTTTCACAACATCAGCAAAGGCTGACTGAACCTGCTCAGGTGGTTGCGCATCTTGTAAGTTAACACTGGTAATAATCAAACCAGTTTTGTATGCATTTAAACGCTCTTGAGCCAACTCTTGAACACGGGCAACCACTTCGTTACGACCTTCAGTTAAAACAAAGTCCATAGTGCTTTGACCAACTACTTCACGTAATGCACTTTCTGTAACAGAACGTAATGTAAGGTCTGGATCTGTGACATCAAATAGGTAGTTATTGGCACTGACAACTTGATATTGAACGGCGATTTTTAAATCGACGATATTTTCATCTTTCGTCAACATCAGTGATTCATTCGGTACATCACCAGAACGATTTCTATTTTCTTGTGAAGCGCCTGAACGGTAACCTATTTCAGCTGTACGAATCTGATCAACGTTCACAATACGTACATTCTCAATTGGGTATGGGATGTGCCAATGCGGACCCGCTTTAGTTTCTTCAACAAAAGCACCAAATCGTGTTACAACACCACGTTCAGCTGGGTCAACGATATAAATACCTGACAATAACCAGACAACAACAATGACAGCAAAAATAACCGTACC
Protein-coding regions in this window:
- the hflK gene encoding FtsH protease activity modulator HflK, which encodes MAWNEPGKSGQDPWGNSGNSGNNGGGDKKPPKKPNNDDLDELLKKAQSILGGAGNKLGNNGGGIGGIGGTVIFAVIVVVWLLSGIYIVDPAERGVVTRFGAFVEETKAGPHWHIPYPIENVRIVNVDQIRTAEIGYRSGASQENRNRSGDVPNESLMLTKDENIVDLKIAVQYQVVSANNYLFDVTDPDLTLRSVTESALREVVGQSTMDFVLTEGRNEVVARVQELAQERLNAYKTGLIITSVNLQDAQPPEQVQSAFADVVKAREDRERVINEAEAYSNDILPKARGKAARELEEASAYHDQVIAQAKGESARFTSIVNEYQKAPEVTRKRLYIDAVSTVLSSTSKVFVGTESGNNLLYLPLDKMVSGQNTVPFKMEANASVPVQNTTTAAPAANNNTSQRTGIREYLRNRELR